A region from the Medicago truncatula cultivar Jemalong A17 chromosome 6, MtrunA17r5.0-ANR, whole genome shotgun sequence genome encodes:
- the LOC25495809 gene encoding F-box/LRR-repeat protein 7 — protein MQFSHQQKRRRKTTTVVVADDFYLPDECWESIFKFLNDGANYRELKSLSLVSKLFLSITNRLVISLTVYNNGIGPFLGSILGRFTNLTSLKIKRYKRIDFNVLLGQISRFPLKLSSLNLSNHRTIPAGLRAFSQNITTLTSFTSSRMGSINSNDLLLIAECFPLLEELNLCYPRKFKDHSFLNRVETLSLTLFKLTKINLSGHHYINDTSLFNLFKNCKLLQEVIMFRCRSITKVGIVSALCERPTLRSLSFTNYFEIKNIAMLYELVGNYPLLSEIKMEYAPLSEISIENSNSLMNFAVRPQLKSLGLVRNWLRDKNIKRFASIFPNLQLLDLSGCCNISNEGILQVLRRCGNIRHLNLACTCVTLDGLNFEVPKLEVLNLSYTGVFDEILYEISKNCRGLLQLLLQCCHNVRDKGVMHVVGNCLQLKEINLRRCHRVHANIVDDMVFSRPSLSKIKTPPGFDLCSKNRELFLRNGCLVY, from the coding sequence ATGCAGTtcagtcatcaacaaaaaagaagacGAAAAACAACAACGGTTGTTGTTGCCGATGATTTTTATTTACCTGATGAATGTTGGGAAAGTATCTTCAAATTCCTCAACGATGGTGCTAACTATCGCGAGTTGAAGTCTCTCTCGCTTGTCTCCAAGTTGTTTCTCTCCATCACCAACCGTCTTGTCATCTCACTTACGGTCTACAACAACGGAATAGGTCCTTTTCTCGGTAGCATACTCGGTAGGTTCACCAACCTCACCTCTCTCAAAATCAAGCGCTACAAACGCATTGATTTTAATGTGCTTCTCGGTCAAATCTCTCGTTTTCCATTGAAACTCTCATCACTTAATCTCTCCAACCATCGCACCATTCCCGCTGGGTTGCGAGCTTTCTCCCAAAATATTACAACTTTAACCTCAttcacttcctcaagaatgggtTCTATCAATAGCAATGACTTGTTACTCATTGCTGAATGTTTCCCTTTGCTTGAAGAACTCAACCTGTGTTATCCCCGTAAATTTAAGGATCATAGCTTTCTTAATAGGGTAGAGACTCTTTCATTGACACTTTTCAAACTCACCAAGATTAATCTCTCTGGTCATCACTACATCAACGACACATCACTCTTCAACTTGTTTAAGAACTGTAAGCTTCTCCAAGAGGTTATCATGTTTCGCTGTCGTAGCATAACCAAAGTTGGCATTGTTTCTGCTCTCTGTGAGAGACCAACCTTGAGGTCTTTGTCCTTtactaattattttgaaattaaaaacattgcAATGTTGTATGAACTCGTTGGGAACTATCCTTTACTTAGTGAGATTAAAATGGAATACGCACCACTTAGTGAGATTAGTATAGAAAATTCTAATTCTTTGATGAATTTTGCTGTAAGGCCCCAATTGAAGTCTCTAGGTTTGGTTCGCAATTGGTTAAGAGATAAAAACATCAAAAGGTTTGCTTCCATTTTCCCCAATTTGCAGCTGCTTGATTTGAGCGGATGTTGTAACATATCTAACGAAGGTATTTTGCAGGTTTTAAGGAGATGTGGTAACATTAGACATTTGAACCTAGCTTGTACTTGTGTGACGCTCGATGGATTGAACTTTGAGGTTCCCAAGCTGGAGGTGTTGAACTTGTCATATACAGGTGTTTTCGATGAAATACTCTATGAGATCTCAAAGAATTGTCGTGGACTTTTGCAACTGTTACTGCAATGCTGTCATAATGTCAGAGATAAGGGAGTGATGCATGTGGTAGGAAATTGCCTGCAACTCAAAGAGATCAATTTGCGGCGTTGTCATCGAGTGCATGCTAATATTGTTGACGATATGGTATTTTCAAGGCCGTCATTGAGCAAGATAAAAACTCCACCTGGTTTTGATTTGTGTTCCAAAAATAGAGAACTCTTCTTGCGTAATGGATGCCTTGTTTACTAG